Part of the Candidatus Poribacteria bacterium genome, CGGGACTAAGAAATGTACTTGCCCTTACATTTTTTATTCGATGCGAAAGATGTTTTGACTTCAGAACGCTTTATCTCAGAACAAGAAATATACCTATTTTTCTAAAATTGACACCTATAGTGCGGTTGCAAACCGAACCTACTGGGTCTGGGGGTGAATTAGAATTGCCGATTTAAATAATTAAACTTCATCAAACCTCGCCAGCGAAGGAGTGGTGTTTTGTGTTTTCCAAAGTGCCCTGTTATTTTCGGGTTTTACTATAGTTTTCGATGTGCTTGCATTCTTGACATGAGCCGAGGAAATCAAGGGTGTTTCCTGTTAAAAGAGTTTCCGCCCGGTGTTCAGAAAACACACAGGCGGAAAACAAAGATCGGATGTCTCCATCCGCTAAAACGTAATCGGCTTTGTGATTACACCGAAGCTGATGCTTGCGCATAGCCGGAGCGCCCATAGCCGTTGGCGGATGATTCATGAGTAAAGGACATTGATATCTCCATGAAAAGGCTTGAGGTTCCCCAAACGTATCCGCTATAATTGTTCGCGTATATTGAGGCAGCTGCTTGAGCAGTAAAATAATTCCACTCCTCACCACTACTATTAGACGCGTAGCCTTGGGCGTAGTAATCAAATGTATCTCCGCGATACTCAGAAGCCAAAGCAGAAGCATAATCGGGGTCAATACTTGACTGATCATAATCGTAAGTATGGTTAGGATCATGGAAATCAGCGTTGATGCCGATTGCAATAAACATTAGCGTCAAAAGACAAAGTAATTTTTTCATTTTGTATGCTCCTTTAACAGCAAGTCAAGATATTCATAAGGATCAATCCCTGCTGCATTATAATCAAGAACCTGTATATCCGCTGGCAAACTTTCTCCAGGGGATAGTTCTTTAATATCACCAATAATTAAACGGGAAGAACCACCTGCTGAACCATCCGAGGCAATATGTTTTCTTTCTTGGACATAAACTGTCTTCGGATAATGCAGATATACTCTGCCATTTTCTCCAATACTACTTCCGAGAAAACGCTCGCCCTCGTTCCAAGCTTTTATCATCACCCGCGCTGATAGTTCCAGATCAATGTGTTCCGTAGTATCTGTCCACTTCACATTAAAAGGAAAATTAGCAGGTATTTCAGGATACGCTCCGAATCCAAATGGCGAGACAGGCACATCTTCAAAAACCTGTGTTTCCTCTGAAACTATCTCATCTGGTAAGAAGGCATCCGTGATGTCAAGGTTCTCAGTCTCGTTGGGGACCGCCGCTGTTTCGTCAAACATCGGTTGTGTGTCCTCGTTTGCTTCGGGCGTGTCCCTAACCTCTGGAGTCTCTAACACAACGCGGGCAGTGCTGGTCTCCTTCTCGTTTTCGAGAGACTCAACTGCCAACGGTGTCCGACTCCACTCGGCTGCCGTGTTGCGTTGGACGTGCCAACTATACAACAGGCTGCTGCTGACGACCAGCGCGAAGAAAACAAGACCGACTTGAATCGCTCGGCTGGAAAGTAAATCACCTAACATCATATCACCTCTCTCATGCGGTTGATGGAAAAAGACCTGATCAGACAAACGGTCGCAGAGATGGCACTCTTTCCATTTCGTATAGCATGCTGATTTCCTTTTATATCTGTATGTATGATACAATAGAGAACCAGCACTGTCATACTGGGTTTATGGCAGTGCTATGCGCCGCTCGGTGTTGTACCTACCGGTGGCGCCCCTCTTAAAAAATGGAGACTGCCAATTACAAAACGATTATAGAAACAACACACAAAATTGTTAATCAAACGTTTTTGTGTGAATGTTTTAATTATACAAAAAAATACTACTTTTGTCAAGAAAAATTGTGTTTTTTCAAGAAAATGGACTATTTTTTCCTATAATTGGCTCTAATTTAGCATTTTTTACTAAAAAAGTCAAGAAAAAATATGATAAATTCGTTAAAAATGTCGTTTTTGACGGAAAATGATGATAATATGGTAAGAATTTATACGATTTTAGGTTCGTTTTTTCATATTTTTGGAAGTGGCGGGATAATTCGAAGTGCCTGTCCAAGCGATAGATGCCTATCAGCCCATTCAAGTCGCTCGCGCGCGTCAGTGTCCCCGAAATAGGCGGCCCTGAAGTCTTGGTTTAAGATATCCTTCATTTCCACAGTGAAACCGCCAGCGGGCAGTTTAAAAAACTTTTCTAACGCCTGCAGGTGTTTTTGATTCGGGACTCTCCTGCCGGTCTCCCACTCGGCGACGGTTTCCACGGAGGTATTGAATTTTTTGGCAAGTTCCGCTTGTGAGAGGTCGGCTTTTTCACGTAGGTAGCGCAGTAAATGCGGATTATAGGCGGTAGAAGATGAGGTGCCCACCAAAAATGCCCCTTGTTCCAAGTTCCTCACTTCTTGTGTTTGGTGTGTGTTTTCCTCTCTTTTAGCCATGATATGTCTCCTTTTGGAGGGTTTGTGTCTACTTATGATAGTTAATTAGACAGAAATTGTCAAGATTTGGTGGAAAATGTGAAAATGTAAATGCGTTAAGTAAAATTCAAGAATAATTACCTTGTATTTTATCAGATTTGACGTAAAAATGTCAAAATATTCGCTCCGTTTACCAAGGGTTATTTGGTTTTAACGCAATTCTATAGACATTTCACCCCTACGGGGTGGGGAAAGAGACGAAAACCGTTTCTGAGATGTGCAAAACTTGTTAGTAGCAACTTGGGTTAACGTAACGAATATCTCAATTGGACGTTTAGAGAGTATGTAGGGTTTAGAAAGGTGAAGGATGTTTCCACTGTTATAGCAAACGAAAAAGGAGAACGAACCATGACAACCCAAATTCGTCAGCAGAACGGCATCGCAATTTTGGAACCCACCGGGAAAATAGTAGGACCCTCTGTATCAGAATTACGGGAGGCAATCGCACCCCAGATAGAAGCCTCAGACACACCACGCATTCTTATCAATTTCGAGCATGTTAATAAGATTGACAGTTCTGGACTCGTTGCGCTTATGGAGGCACGTGCCGCCGCGGAACGAAAGCAAGGTCGTATCGGCGTTATCCATGTCGGCAAACACATCAAAGATTTGGTGGCACTGAGCCGGATCGTGAGTCTCTTTGAACATTTCGACAGTGAGGACGCTGCGGTCTCAGCGTTAGCGGCGTAGCATCTAAAATACAGTAGAACATAAAACGGGGACTGGTTTTACCAGTCCCTTTTTTTATGTCCCAGAAGTTGGGTTATGTGTTCGTCTGTTTCCGGGGTGATGTCCGCTCCAATGCCTCTTGGAAATCACGAAAACTTGACACCAATGAAGCGTTTAGGTTCAACTGCTTCAAGTTGTCAAGGTCGACAATCATTTCAAGAGACGATTTGAGGCGGTTGACATCCACATCTGTGAATCGCGTTGTCAGGGTTGCTACGGTGTTCTCAATCGTCGTTTCGCGCGCTCCACGTTCTATTCCTTGCTCTATTCCTTGCTCTATGCCTTGTTCAATACCTTGCTGTAGGTAGTGTTCTGCCAAAGTCTGCATGAGGTCTGCCTCCTGTTCGCACTCCGGTCGGGGAACGTCCGCAACGGTTCTCCTAAGAAAGTTAGGATTTCCTCAATATCTGTTTCTAACACAACACCGTCCTCATCGCGCACCGAGACCGGTCCCCTGAAGGCTTCCACCAAAAGAATAACACCGCTGCGCTACGAATCATAAAGATTTTGTGGTCCGCTTGGAACTATTATACGTTGATTTCCCGTTGGAGGTCAACCTTTTTTTCACTTTTCAATCACGGATATTTAGGGTAAATCCTAAAAATATATCGACAGTTTCGTAACGGTGTTTCCTCCAACCCGAAACGCACCCCGATCACGGTAGGTAAGGTTTCATGAAGTTTCAATAAATACTTCGGTAATTCTATCCCACAAAAACCCTCTACGGGGCTTGGCTTATTTGGGGGATTCGGGTTCTACAGAGATACCGCCCCTACGGGGCTTAGGTCTGTGAGGTGCCCTTTTTCTACACAGATATCATCCCTACGGGATTCAAGAGGTTTTTGAATGCTTCAAGGTTTCTGTGTCAATCTGTCCAGACCAGATGATTTTCAAGGCACGTAGGTTGGGTTGAGTGGGGTTGAAAATCAAAGGTAGATATTTCAAAATACGTCAAACCTGATAGACCCGCATAGGCGTGGAGAAACCCAGCGAAACCCAACGTTCTTTGCGTCAAACGCTACCAACATGTCGGTAGGTTTGCGTTGGGTTTCGCTATTTCCTTGATTGATAGAACGGTATAGAGTGGTAAAATGTGCTTGGGGTGTCCATATTATTTTCTCGGATCCGCTCAACCCAACCTACGATGCTATGACGCGTTTTTTCTTAAATTGACAGTCATGGTGCGGTTGAAAATTACACTTGCCAATTAATCCTCGTTGTCAGGAGGACTTGCAGTTAACCTATAGGGGTGGGAGGTTTTTGACGATCTCGACTGTTTTTAGGCTGATGGTGATGACGCGGGTAATCAGGTCCACAATATATCGCGGCTCGGTTTCACGGTTCGGGTCGTTGACGATGCCGCTCCGTCTGTCGGTCTTGACGCGATACTGATCTACGATCCACTCCAACGCGGAACGGGTGCCGAGCCGATAGTCGTGGACTTCTGGCGGGATGCCGTCGAGTGTGAGGAAGTCGTTGTATTTCAGCTGCGTCTTGTCTTTGGAGAGTTTCGTCTTCTCGACGCGCCAATCTATCTGCATCCCTGGCGTTTCGATGGACTTCAGTTTATCGTATTTCGGTGCGGATTCGTAGTTGACGTGGAGGTCTGCTAACTGCTTGCCTGCCTCGGCGAATCCCCAAAAGTTTTTGGCGAGGGGGTTGCTGACTGCGCCTTCGTGGGTGATGGCGTGTTGGTCGTATTGCTGCAACGTGGCGTAGTAGTCTTGGATTACCTTGTGGTTCGGTTTGAGGTTGAGTTGTGGCATGGGAGTATGGTAGCTGGTTTTGGGGGACGCGTCAATTTGAAACCTTGATTTCTCCCCACGTCACAGCCATCTTATTTAACGGTTCCACTGGTAGCGAATCACCAACCCAACGTGGTAAAATAGGCAGACTATCCGGCAAATGTACTAAACGCCGCACTTTCTGAGACGCAAAGGAGTAAATGTAAAGCCCAAAATTACCAAAACCTGTGTCAACAGAGAATACAAGATATTTGCCGTTCGGGGACCAATCTACTTGAAAGAACTGCCGCAAGTCGCGATTTGCTTTTTCTAAGAGGTTTATCCCATTAGCATTGACAATAAATATGCCTTCCTGAATCTGATCGACGACTTTTTCGTGGTTCCCCCCATCAATATCCGCAACAAATACGCCTTCATGGAGCGGGGTGTAGGCAATCTTTTTACCGTCCGGAGAGAACGCATAGAACGGGTAACGGCTTAAGAAACCCGCACGTTCATGGAATGGCAAATGTTTCTTGGCTTTTTCCTGACCATTGACATTCGACTCCCAGATCTCCTGATGCCTGTCCGTTGAAGTGAGATTGTAGAACACGGATTGCGCATCTGGTGCCCAGACGAAACCTGTCGGTCTTTCGCCAATTGGGTGTGGTAACTTCCGTTTCTGTCGTCCATCCGGTGAAATTAGAAAGATTTCTGTGTTCACATCGCGTCCCCCTCTTATCTTTTGCTGGCTGCCAGCATACACAATCCAACGTCCATCCGGTGACCAAGAAATATCGACGTAGGAATGGACTTGCAATATGATGGAACGAATTTTCTTACCGGTGCGAAGGTCTCGGATATGGAGAACATTACGGCGGTCAGGATCGCCGTCTACCGCTGCCAAGAAGCGACCGTCCGGCGAAGGTGTCGAAATACCTTCTTCCGCAATGCGTGTAGGTGCAGGGACGGTATCATTGGGATGTATCATGTAGGTGGTACTACGATAGGTGTAGACAATTACACCTTCTGCCCAACAGAGCAGATTCGGGCAGATACCCGATAGAAGAATTATTACCGAAAACAGAAAAGTCAAGCGACGTGCGTCCATTAGGAACCCCTCATTTCAAAATAGCTGCACTAACAGCCAAGGTTAAGGTGCGTTGGTTAATTATCAAACATCACTCTGTACACTCTTATGCTTAACGCAAGTTGCCACCTGTTTGTGCACATAGCACTCCGCTGGAGTGCGATCGCGTAAATACGCCATTTTCTATAGACATATAACCCCTACGGGGTGCGGAAAAAGACGAAACCCTTTCTGAAATGTGCAAAACCAGTTAGTAGCAACTTGGGTTATGCTTACAATTATTGTGCAAACTGAAGGAAGTTCAGGTTTATTATAGTAAAATCCCTAATTACCTATACACTAACATAAGGGCGAGGTTCCAAACCTCGCCAGCGGCGGTGGGTGTTGTTCCTTGACGAACTGTAAACATATTTTCGGATTTTACTATAAACGGAATTAGTCGTTTTGGACTTGTGAAAGTTGCTAAAAAGTGTTCTAAACCTTTGTGTTTACTATGTTTTCGCTTGTTTGAAGTTGCCTAAAAATGATGGAATATCGGTAGGGAAATAGGGGCGACATCCCCTATTTGAAACGAAAAAAGCGAGTTGCTTTTTCTTGGTTCCACACTTGCTTGATACTCTATCAGAAACCCTCATAAAAAGCAATTCATTAAATAACGCAAGTTGCCACCTATGCATTCTCACTGCGAAGCAATAGCACCCCTAATGAAGATTAAGGATTTAATCGGGTAATGTATGTGTTAATTGTCTGAATCACGGAGAACACGGAGGACGCAGCGGACGCGGAAATTGTGGCGTGCGCGGTGTTGATTGTCTGAAGCAGGATTTACAGGATTCTAAGGATTCACAGGATTATGGAGTCTTCTTGATTGAAAGTTGTGCTTTATAGAATAAATGTTTTATTATAGTAAATCCCATAAATCTATACATCAACACGAGGGCGAGGTTCCAAACCTCGCCAGCGTCGGTGGGGTGTTTGTTCCCTGACGAAGTGTAAACATATTTTCGGATTTTACTATAACGCAAGTTGCCACTTATTATAGACATAGCACTCCTACGGAGTGCAATCGCGTAAACACGCCCTTTCTATAGACATAGCACCCCTACGGGGTAAGGAAAGTATCCGAAAAACCGTGTTAGAATGCCAAAAATCCGTTGGTAGCAACTTGGGTTAAATTAACACGCTAAGGAACTGCTCTTGGGTCGTAAACTTCGACACTGGTAAGCGGATCTTTACCAAAGTGACTGGATCCCCCAAAGATATAGATTTTCCCATCAATGACTTCCGTTGTGTGTCCCGATTTTCCAATCAGCATGTCCGGTTCATGGGTCCAACAGTCGGTTGCGGGATCGTAGCTTTCGATCGTTGCGAGGTTCTTAACTTTATTACCTTCCCCAACGTAACCACCTATGACATAGATTTTTCCATCAATTACGCTTGCTGTGTGGCTCGTTTTCGGAGCAGGCATCTCTGTTCTTTTCTGCCATTGATTCGTTTTTAGATTGAACACTTCAACGCTGGAAAGATACGGATCTGGTTCGTTCTGAATCCCCGACCATCCCCTTCCACCCATGGCATAGATTTCTCCATTCACAACACTGATTGCCGTACAAGAACGTGGATGGGTTATATCTTTGGCTTTTGCCCATGTGTCCGTCGCTGGATCGTACACCTCCACAGTTTCCAACCGCCACTTTTCATTGGAACTTGACATCCCACCAATGGCATAGATTTTCCCGTCCATAACCGAGGTAGAAAGATAAGACCGAGGTGTCGGCATATCCGCTTTCTGCGTCCATGTGTCTGTAGCCGGATCATACATTTCTACGGTTGGAAGTTTTTTACTCTCAAGTCCCCAACCCCTGGAATGCTTAATTTTCTTCATTTGTGCGCCACCAATGGCGAATATTTTGCCATCTACAACCGAGGTAGATACAGCAGACCGAGGTGTCGGCATATCCGTTCTTCGTTCCCATGTATCCGTTTCCGGGTCGTACATTTCTACTTTTGAAAGCGTCATGTCCCCAAATTCGTCCAGTTTGAGCTGAAGTCCGCCCCCTATCGCGAATATTTTTCCATCTACAACCGAGGTAGAAAAGTCAGACCGGGCTGTTGGCATGTCCGCTTTTCGCGTCCATTGCGCTGTAGGAAATCTGAAAGAATTCGATCGCGTCTCGGAGACCGGAGGCGTATCAGGGGTCTGTAGCCCTGCCCCGATGTTTTTATTCGCGGATGTCGCGCGTCCGATCTGGTTCCGTAGGTCGGGTTTTGAATCAATATCAAGAACGACGAAGGTATCAACAATTTCAACCGTGGGTTCGGAGACTGCCTCGAAACTATACGGCTTTTGAAAGTGGACGAGGTGTTGGTGCGTCGCCCCTAATAGAAAGACAACCAGAAGCGTTGCAATACCAAAGGCACCCCACGGGAGCATGGGTTTTGCAACCGGAGGTGGTATCGGTTTCAGGTCAGCGACCTGCCGCATGATGTTCTCTGTTAGGTTGGAGGGGAACTGCACGCCGCCGAGAACTTCCTGAACCAGAAGTTCTTGGTCCTCCCGCAAACGCTTTCGCGCCCGCCAGAGTCGGTTTGTAATCGTGTTTACTGAGACACCTAAGAATTTGCTTATTTCCTTCGCTGTCATTTCACCGAGATAGTGGAGCGTCATTACCGTGCGCTCACTCTCCGGCAGTTTCGACAGAAGTTTTTCGGCGATTTCATGGCGATGCTCGGTCACTTCTGTCTCTCGCTGTTCCGCAGCATAATGGATATAAGAAGATTCTTCTATTTCTTCCATAGGTGTATCCTCCAGCGATTGCATCGCAGGTTTGTGTCTTTGGAGCCAGTTAATACAAAGCCGATTTGCGATGACGTAGAGCCACCCAGCAAATTGATTCGGATTTTTGAGTGTTGAGAGTTTCTTGTATGCTTGAAGAAAAGTAT contains:
- a CDS encoding helix-turn-helix transcriptional regulator, whose product is MAKREENTHQTQEVRNLEQGAFLVGTSSSTAYNPHLLRYLREKADLSQAELAKKFNTSVETVAEWETGRRVPNQKHLQALEKFFKLPAGGFTVEMKDILNQDFRAAYFGDTDARERLEWADRHLSLGQALRIIPPLPKI
- a CDS encoding STAS domain-containing protein produces the protein MTTQIRQQNGIAILEPTGKIVGPSVSELREAIAPQIEASDTPRILINFEHVNKIDSSGLVALMEARAAAERKQGRIGVIHVGKHIKDLVALSRIVSLFEHFDSEDAAVSALAA
- a CDS encoding sigma-70 family RNA polymerase sigma factor; translation: MENDVQLIRRILSGDDEAFSTLVEKHQKGVHALAWRKVKDFHYAEEITQDTFLQAYKKLSTLKNPNQFAGWLYVIANRLCINWLQRHKPAMQSLEDTPMEEIEESSYIHYAAEQRETEVTEHRHEIAEKLLSKLPESERTVMTLHYLGEMTAKEISKFLGVSVNTITNRLWRARKRLREDQELLVQEVLGGVQFPSNLTENIMRQVADLKPIPPPVAKPMLPWGAFGIATLLVVFLLGATHQHLVHFQKPYSFEAVSEPTVEIVDTFVVLDIDSKPDLRNQIGRATSANKNIGAGLQTPDTPPVSETRSNSFRFPTAQWTRKADMPTARSDFSTSVVDGKIFAIGGGLQLKLDEFGDMTLSKVEMYDPETDTWERRTDMPTPRSAVSTSVVDGKIFAIGGAQMKKIKHSRGWGLESKKLPTVEMYDPATDTWTQKADMPTPRSYLSTSVMDGKIYAIGGMSSSNEKWRLETVEVYDPATDTWAKAKDITHPRSCTAISVVNGEIYAMGGRGWSGIQNEPDPYLSSVEVFNLKTNQWQKRTEMPAPKTSHTASVIDGKIYVIGGYVGEGNKVKNLATIESYDPATDCWTHEPDMLIGKSGHTTEVIDGKIYIFGGSSHFGKDPLTSVEVYDPRAVP